In a single window of the Nodularia spumigena CCY9414 genome:
- a CDS encoding Npun_F5749 family FMN-dependent PPOX-type flavoprotein gives MSIAPWRSAIARALHRNRSLAYARYLQLATVRENNRPANRTVVFRGFLEDSNQLKFITDARSDKVDQIQQQPWAEICWYFPNTREQFRLSGCLTLIRDDNSHPIFQPARIKIWQELSDAARLQFAWPDPGKPRVDKPAAFEPSPPNPAQPVPNFCLLLLDPLEVDHLELRGEPQNRRIYCRDEQEEWSTQEINP, from the coding sequence ATGTCTATTGCTCCTTGGCGGAGTGCGATCGCTCGTGCGTTGCATCGTAATCGTAGCCTAGCTTATGCCCGTTACCTACAACTAGCAACAGTCCGGGAAAATAATCGTCCTGCTAACCGTACCGTTGTTTTTCGTGGTTTTCTGGAAGATAGCAACCAGTTAAAATTTATTACTGATGCCCGTAGTGATAAAGTTGACCAAATACAACAACAACCTTGGGCAGAGATTTGTTGGTACTTCCCCAACACGCGAGAACAATTTCGGCTTTCTGGCTGCTTAACTTTAATTAGAGATGATAATTCTCACCCTATTTTCCAACCAGCCCGGATCAAAATTTGGCAAGAATTAAGTGATGCAGCGCGTTTACAATTTGCTTGGCCTGATCCTGGTAAACCCAGAGTAGATAAACCAGCAGCCTTTGAGCCATCACCACCTAATCCCGCCCAGCCAGTGCCGAATTTTTGCCTACTGCTACTCGACCCCCTGGAAGTAGACCATTTAGAATTGCGGGGTGAACCACAAAATCGCCGAATTTACTGCCGCGATGAGCAAGAAGAGTGGTCTACCCAAGAAATTAATCCTTAG